The following are encoded in a window of Panicum virgatum strain AP13 chromosome 5N, P.virgatum_v5, whole genome shotgun sequence genomic DNA:
- the LOC120674232 gene encoding probable WRKY transcription factor 65 — translation MSSAEDGYCSSDSPRAESPEESQAAADAESPRTGAKRERDLCDIPASPSSPLPAAKRSRRSVEKRVVSVPLAECGDRPRGASGEGPPPSDSWTWRKYGQKPIKGSPYPRGYYRCSSSKGCPARKQVERSRADPTVLLVTYTFEHNHPSPQPKSHSCHQQGKASPRPAPKPEPAVEQAELGPEHELKTEPEAPEQELEPEQEQKALASLVEPETATTATVAPVAEEDESFDFGWFDQYPTWHRSALYAPLLPPEEWERELQGEDALFAGLGELPECAVVFGRRRELSLAATAPCS, via the exons ATGTCGTCGGCGGAGGACGGGTACTGCAGCTCGGATTCGCCGCGGGCGGAGTCCCCCGAGGagtcgcaggcggcggcggacgcggagTCGCCTCGCACCGGGGCCAAGCGCGAGCGCGACCTCTGCGACATCcccgcctcgccgtcgtcgccgctgccggcagCTAAGCGCAG CCGGAGATCGGTGGAGAAGCGGGTCGTGTCGGTGCCGCTCGCCGAGTGCGGGGACCGGCCCAGGGGCGCCAGCGGGgaggggccgccgccgtcggactCGTGGACGTGGCGCAAGTACGGGCAGAAGCCCATCAAGGGCTCCCCCTACCCTCG GGGGTACTACCGCTGCAGCAGCTCCAAGGGGTGCCCGGCGAGGAAGCAGGTGGAGCGCAGCCGCGCGGACCCCACCGTGCTGCTCGTCACCTACACCTTCGAGCACAACCACCCGTCGCCGCAGCCCAAGAGCCACAGCTGCCACCAGCAGGGCAAGGCGTCCCCACGGCCGGCGCCGAAGCCCGAGCCGGCGGTCGAGCAGGCTGAGCTCGGTCCGGAGCATGAGCTGAAGACAGAGCCAGAAGCGCCGGAGCAGGAGCTGGAACCggagcaggagcagaaggccctCGCAAGTCTGGTCGAGCCGGAGACGGCAACAACCGCAACGGTGGCTCCGgtggccgaggaggacgagagctTCGACTTCGGGTGGTTCGACCAGTACCCGACGTGGCACCGGTCGGCGCTGtacgcgccgctgctgccgcccgaGGAGTGGGAGCGGGAGCTGCAGGGCGAGGACGCCCTGTTCGCGGGGCTCGGCGAGCTGCCCGAGTGCGCCGTCGTGTTCGGCCGCCGGCGCGAGCTCAGCCTCGCGGCTACCGCGCCGTGCTCCTGA
- the LOC120671922 gene encoding receptor-like protein 51 gives MDAAAPLFLPCLLLRLAIVAAVAAAAPLDPQQLLALRALGLGVHPRADPCGGAGAAVNASCDAGAPFRRVTSLALTNCSGTTSISAAALEALAPSLRALAFADCPAAPPRTLPPEQLASGLRAFSCTASLRRLSAVWLSHLANLTELTVADTALATGSPTELAVVVSHMEHLTRLTISNANLSGFLPHHWHWPNLTHLDLSGNRITGAIPDTLTLIGGITHLNFSSNVLNGPIPNSIGDLISLTTLDLSNNTLSGGIPDTVSTLPELEVLNLGSNRLNGSIPLFLSEMRGLRELNLENNDFDGMVPFSAKFLSRLRVFRAAGNGKLCYNRSVLSAEIAVGVAPCDKYGFPVLPPPATARSERSADYDDGGGDAEADAGANTRGGPSAAVLGAAIGLSCLAFLVILLVCLCKVCR, from the coding sequence atggacgccgccgcccccctctTCCTCCCTTGCCTtctcctccgcctcgccatcGTTGCAGCCgttgcggccgcggcgccgctggACCCGCAGCAGCTGCTGGCGCTGCGCGCGCTCGGCCTGGGCGTGCACCCGCGCGCGGacccctgcggcggcgcgggcgccgcggtGAACGCGTCGTGCGACGCGGGGGCGCCGTTCCGGCGCGTCACGTCGCTCGCCCTCACCAACTGCTCCGGCACCACCTCCATCTCGGCCGCGGCGCTCGAGGCGCTCGCGCCGTCGCTCCGCGCCCTGGCGTTCGCCGACTGCCCGGCCGCACCGCCGCGGACGCTCCCGCCGGAGCAGCTCGCGTCCGGGCTCCGGGCCTTCTCCTGCaccgcctcgctccgccgcctcTCCGCGGTGTGGCTCTCCCACCTCGCCAACCTCACCGAGCTCACCGTCGCGGACACGGCCCTCGCGACGGGCTCCCCCACCGAGCTCGCCGTCGTTGTCTCCCACATGGAGCACCTCACCCGCCTGACAATCTCCAACGCCAACCTCTCCGGCTTCCTCCCGCACCACTGGCACTGGCCCAACCTCACCCACCTCGACCTCTCCGGCAACCGCATCACCGGCGCCATCCCGGATACCCTCACGCTCATCGGCGGCATCACCCACCTCAACTTCAGCTCCAACGTCCTCAACGGGCCGATCCCCAACTCCATCGGGGACCTCATTTCGCTCACCACCCTGGACCTATCCAACAACACCCTCTCCGGGGGCATCCCCGACACCGTTTCCACTctgccggagctggaggtgctCAACCTGGGCTCGAACCGGCTCAACGGGAGCATCCCACTGTTCCTGTCCGAGATGCGGGGGCTCAGGGAGCTCAACCTCGAGAACAACGACTTCGACGGCATGGTGCCCTTCAGCGCCAAGTTCCTGTCGCGGCTGCGCGTGTTCAGGGCCGCCGGGAACGGCAAGCTGTGCTACAACCGGTCCGTGCTGTCCGCCGAGATCGCCGTGGGCGTGGCGCCGTGCGACAAGTACGGGTTCCCGGTGCTGCCTCCACCGGCCACGGCGCGGTCGGAGCGCAGCGCGGActacgacgacggcggcggggacgcggaGGCGGACGCCGGCGCCAACACGAGGGGCGGGCCCagcgcggcggtgctcggggcgGCCATCGGGCTGTCCTGCCTGGCGTTCCTGGTCATCTTGCTCGTCTGCCTCTGCAAGGTGTGCCGCTGA
- the LOC120673831 gene encoding probable sugar phosphate/phosphate translocator At1g06470 → MGDCAVEDGRGNPHPKEEEGEPPVAAAELDERTREPREEASGQRKKAGGIRREPSFSRWCRDPSAAAPSNGLDAAATSDGDDSEEFELPLLPSAAGGGGNSSLPMDIEAGLAARSEGLSISPWLVAKVIGLIASWYTLSTCLTLYNKEMLGKHMWKFPAPFLMNTVHFTMQAVASRAIVWFQRPGLEGGARKMTWKDYSLRVVPTALATALDINLSNISLVFITVTFATMCKSAAPIFILLFAFMFRLEKPSFSLLGIMLIVSFGVLLTVAKETEFNLWGFIFIMLAAVMSGFRWSMTQILLQKEEYGLKNPFTLMSHVTPVMAIVTAIISIAMDPWHDFRASHFFDSTAHIIRSSLLLLLGGALAFFMVLTEYVLVSVTSAVTVTVAGIVKEAVTILVAVLFFNDPFTWLKALGLAIIIFGVSLFNLYKCKRFKKGHHNKDAGTNIESSNGTSKYVILDDDTEDQDDTG, encoded by the exons ATGGGGGACTGCGCCGTCGAGGACGGGCGCGGAAACCCGCACCCGaaggaagaggagggggagcCGCCGGTGGCAGCCGCGGAGCTCGATGAGCGGACGAGAGAGCCTCGGGAGGAGGCTAGCGGGCAGCGGAAGAAGGCGGGAGGGATCCGCAGGGAGCCGTCGTTCTCGCGGTGGTGCAGGgacccgtccgccgccgccccgtccaaTGGCCTCGACGCTGCGGCAACCAGCGACGGCGACGACTCCGAGGAGTTCGAGCTGCCGCTCCTGCCCtccgctgccggcggcggtggcaacaGCAGCTTACCGATGGACATTGAGGCGGGGCTGGCGGCGAGATCTGAGGGCCTGTCGATCTCGCCGTGGTTGGTTGCGAAGGTCATCGGGTTGATTGCGAGTTGGTACACGCTGAGCACATGCTTGACGCT GTACAACAAGGAAATGCTGGGGAAGCACATGTGGAAGTTCCCGGCTCCCTTCCTGATGAACACGGTGCATTTCACGATGCAGGCCGTGGCGTCCAGGGCCATCGTGTGGTTCCAGCGCCCTGGCCTGGAGGGAGGAGCCAGGAAAATGACGTGGAAGGATTACAGTTTACGAG TTGTCCCAACAGCTTTGGCTACCGCTCTTGATATAAACCTGAGCAACATTTCACTTGTTTTCATTACTGTGACATTTGCAACAATG TGCAAATCTGCTGCTCCAATTTTCATTCTTCTGTTTGCTTTTATGTTCAG GCTAGAGAAACCCAGCTTTAGCCTTCTTGGAATCATGCTGATTGTTTCGTTTGGAGTTCTACTAACAG TTGCTAAAGAGACAGAATTTAATCTTTGGGGATTTATATTTATTATGCTTGCTGCTGTTATGTCTGGTTTCCGCTGGTCGATGACCCAGATTCTTCTCCAG AAAGAGGAATACG GATTAAAAAATCCTTTTACCTTGATGAGCCATGTTACCCCAGTGATGGCAATAGTAACAGCAATTATTTCTATTGCCATGGATCCATGGCATGATTTCCGAGCAAGTCACTTTTTTGATAGTACTGCTCATATAATAAGGAGCAGCTTATTGCTGCTTCTAGGTGGTGCTTTGGCCTTTTTTATG GTTTTGACAGAATATGTTCTTGTTTCTGTGACTAGTGCTGTAACAGTGACCGTTGCAGGAATCGTGAAGGAAGCTGTCACTATTCTG GTTGCTGTGCTATTCTTTAATGACCCATTTACCTGGTTAAAGGCGCTTGGGCTGGCAATAATAATATTTGGCGTCAGTCTATTCAATTTGTACAA ATGTAAGAGGTTCAAAAAAGGCCACCACAATAAAGATGCTGGAACAAATATTGAATCTTCCAATGGCACTTCAAAATATGTTATCCTTGATGATGATACTGAAGATCAAGATGATACAGGCTGA
- the LOC120672225 gene encoding agmatine coumaroyltransferase-2-like produces the protein MKITVQSSRAVRPDYGSGGAGAGAGAGVVPLSVFDKVNFDTYVSVIYVFRPPMPPNAALEAGLARALAEYREWAGRFGADARGNRAILLTDEGARFVEATADVALQSVLPLRPTREVTSLHPSSDGAEELMLVQVTRFACGSVTVGFTAQHLVSDGRATSNFFVAWSQATRGAAVDPAPAHDRASFFAPRDPPQVEFEHRGVEFKRKQQPAPRVKKPVISDGYGDGDGDGEVVVHKVHFSREFISKLKSQASPPGTHRPCSTLRCVVAHLWRCVTVARGLGAGVSTSVCIAVDGRVRMTPPVPEGYTGNVVLWARPTATARDLVTRPLQHAVELINRGLARVNESYFRSFVDFASSGAVEEEGLVPTADAAETVLSPNIEVDSWLRMPFYELDFGGGRPFFFMPSYVAVEGLLIVLPSYFGDGSIDAYVPLFSRHMDNFKNLCYSMSLN, from the coding sequence ATGAAGATCACCGTGCAGTCGTCGAGGGCCGTCAGGCCTGactacggcagcggcggcgcgggcgccggcgcgggcgccggcgtcGTGCCGCTCTCGGTGTTCGACAAGGTGAACTTCGACACGTACGTCTCCGTCATCTACGTGTTCCGCCCGCCGATGCCGCCCAACGCCGCGCTCGAGGCGGGGCTCGCCAGGGCGCTGGCGGAGTACCGGGAGTGGGCGGGGCGGTTCGGGGCGGACGCCCGGGGCAACCGCGCCATCCTCCTCACCGACGAGGGCGCGCGGTTCGTGGAGGCCACGGCCGACGTCGCGCTCCAGAGCGTGCTGCCGCTGCGGCCCACCAGGGAGGTGACGAGCCTGCACCCGAGCAGCGACGGCGCCGAGGAGCTCATGCTCGTCCAGGTCACGCGGTTCGCGTGCGGGTCCGTCACCGTGGGCTTCACCGCGCAGCACCTCGTCTCCGACGGCCGCGCCACCAGCAACTTCTTCGTGGCGTGGAGCCAggccacgcgcggcgccgccgtcgacccggCCCCGGCGCACGACCGCGCGTCCTTCTTCGCGCCCCGGGACCCGCCGCAGGTGGAGTTCGAGCACCGCGGCGTCGAGTTCAAGCGGAAGCAGCAGCCTGCCCCGCGAGTGAAGAAGCCGGTCATAAGCGACGgctacggcgacggcgacggcgacggcgaggtggtcgTGCACAAGGTCCACTTCAGCCGGGAGTTCATCTCCAAGCTCAAGTCCCAGGCGTCGCCGCCGGGCACGCACCGGCCCTGCAGCACGCTGCGGTGCGTGGTGGCGCACCTGTGGCGGTGCGTCACCGTGGCGCGAGGGCTCGGCGCGGGCGTGTCCACCAGCGTGTGCATCGCCGTGGACGGCCGGGTGCGGATGACCCCGCCGGTGCCCGAGGGCTACACGGGCAACGTGGTGCTGTGGGCGCGGCCCACGGCCACGGCGCGGGACCTGGTCACGAGGCCGCTGCAGCACGCGGTGGAGCTCATCAACCGGGGGCTGGCCCGGGTGAACGAGAGCTACTTCCGGTCGTTCGTGGACTTCGCGAGCTCCGGggccgtggaggaggaggggctggTGCCGACGGCCGACGCGGCGGAGACGGTGCTGAGCCCGAACATCGAGGTCGACAGCTGGCTGCGGATGCCGTTCTACGAGCTGGacttcggcggcggccggcccttcTTCTTCATGCCCAGCTACGTGGCGGTGGAGGGCCTCCTGATCGTCCTGCCGTCCTACTTCGGGGACGGCAGCATCGACGCCTACGTCCCGCTCTTCAGCCGCCACATGGACAACTTCAAGAACCTCTGCTACTCCATGTCCCTCAACTAG
- the LOC120671975 gene encoding cellulose synthase A catalytic subunit 4 [UDP-forming]-like: MESAAAVPCAACGDDACAACRACSYALCRACLDEDAAEGRTTCARCGGEYAAATDPAHCNEVAEADEVEDHHAGGGLRERVTMGSHLNDRQDEVSHGRTMSSLSGIGSELNDESGKPIWKNRVESWKEKKNEKKASAKKAAAKAQAPPVEEQIMDEKDLTDAYEPLSRIIPISKNKLTPYRAVIIMRLIVLGLFFHYRITNPVYSAFGLWMTSVICEIWFGFSWILDQFPKWYPINRETYVDRLIARYGDGEDSGLAPVDFFVSTVDPLKEPPLITSNTVLSILAVDYPVEKISCYVSDDGSAMLTFESLAETAEFARKWVPFCKKYAIEPRAPEFYFSQKIDYLKDKIHPSFVKERRAMKRDYEEYKVRINALVAKAQKTPDEGWIMQDGTPWPGNNPRDHPGMIQVFLGETGARDFDGNELPRLVYVSREKRPGYQHHKKAGAMNALVRVSAVLTNAPYILNLDCDHYVNNSKAVREAMCFMMDPTVGRDVCYVQFPQRFDGIDRSDRYANRNVVFFDVNMKGLDGIQGPVYVGTGCCFYRQALYGYGPPSLPALPKSSICSWCCCCCPKKKAERSEREINRDSRREDLESAIFNLREIDNYDEYERSMLISQMSFEKTFGLSSVFIESTLMENGGVPESANPSTLIKEAIHVISCGYEEKSEWGKEIGWIYGSVTEDILTGFKMHCRGWRSIYCMPVRPAFKGSAPINLSDRLHQVLRWALGSVEIFLSRHCPLWYGYGGGRLKWLQRLSYINTIVYPFTSLPLIAYCCLPAICLLTGKFIIPTLSNAATIWFLGLFMSIILTSVLELRWSGIGIEDWWRNEQFWVIGGVSAHLFAVFQGILKMIAGLDTNFTVTAKATDDTEFGELYVFKWTTVLIPPTTILVLNMVGVVAGFSDALNSGYESWGPLFGKVFFAMWVIMHLYPFLKGLMGRQNRTPTIVVLWSVLLASVFSLLWVKIDPFVGGTEPINSTNCNTVIC; the protein is encoded by the exons atggagtcggcggcggccgtgccgTGCGCGGCGTGCGGGGACGACGCGTGCGCCGCGTGCCGCGCGTGCAGCTACGCGCTCTGCAGGGCCTGCctcgacgaggacgccgccgaGGGACGCACCACGTGCGCGCGCTGCGGCGGGGAGTACGCCGCCGCGACCGACCCAG CGCATTGCAACGAGGTCGCTGAAGCGGACGAGGTGGAGGAccaccacgccggcggcggcctgcgtgaGAGGGTCACCATGGGCAGCCACCTCAATGATCGCCAG GATGAAGTAAGCCATGGCAGGACCATGAGCAGCTTGTCGGGAATTGGTAGTG AACTGAATGATGAATCTGGAAAACCCATCTGGAAGAACAGGGTGGAGAgttggaaggagaagaagaacgAGAAAAAAGCCTCAGCCAAAAAGGCTGCAGCAAAAGCACAGGCACCACCTGTTGAAGAACAGATCATGGATGAAAAGGA TTTGACAGATGCGTATGAACCGCTCTCCCGGATCATCCCAATATCAAAGAACAAGCTTACACCTTACAGAGCGGTCATCATTATGCGTTTGATAGTTCTTGGGCTCTTCTTTCACTACCGTATCACCAATCCTGTTTACAGTGCCTTTGGTCTCTGGATGACATCAGTCATATGTGAGATCTGGTTTGGTTTCTCCTGGATCTTGGATCAATTCCCCAAGTGGTACCCTATTAATCGAGAGACTTATGTTGATAGGCTGATTGCAAG ATACGGAgatggtgaagattctggatTGGCACCTGTGGATTTCTTTGTCAGTACAGTGGATCCATTGAAAGAGCCTCCACTGATCACTTCAAACACTGTATTGTCTATTCTTGCTGTGGACTATCCTGTTGAGAAGATCTCATGCTATGTATCTGATGATGGTTCTGCTATGCTCACATTTGAATCACTTGCCGAGACTGCTGAATTTGCTAGAAAATGGGTACCATTTTGCAAGAAGTATGCGATTGAGCCACGAGCTCCTGAGTTCTATTTCTCGCAGAAGATTGACTACTTGAAGGACAAGATACACCCGTCTTTTGTCAAGGAGCGTAGGGCTATGAAG AGAGACTATGAAGAATACAAGGTGAGGATAAATGCTTTGGTCGCCAAGGCTCAGAAGACACCTGACGAAGGCTGGATCATGCAAGACGGTACACCATGGCCTGGGAATAATCCTCGTGACCACCCTGGCATGATCCAG GTTTTCCTTGGTGAGACTGGCGCCCGGGACTTTGATGGTAACGAACTTCCTCGTTTAGTGTATGTTTCAAGAGAAAAAAGACCAGGCTACCAACACCACAAGAAGGCTGGGGCCATGAATGCTCTG GTCCGAGTGTCTGCTGTCCTGACAAATGCTCCTTACATTCTTAATCTTGATTGTGATCACTATGTTAACAACAGCAAAGCCGTCCGTGAAGCAATGTGCTTCATGATGGACCCTACTGTTGGCAGAGATGTCTGCTATGTACAATTCCCACAGAGGTTCGATGGCATTGATCGCAGTGATCGATACGCCAATAGGAATGTTGTGTTCTTTGAC GTTaacatgaaaggacttgatGGCATTCAAGGCCCCGTTTATGTGGGAACTGGTTGTTGTTTCTATAGGCAAGCACTGTATGGTTATGGACCTCCATCTCTGCCTGCCCTCCCAAAATCTTCGATTTGTTCGtggtgttgctgttgctgtccCAAGAAGAAGGCTGAAAGAAGTGAGAGGGAAATCAACAGGGACTCTCGGCGAGAAGACCTTGAGTCTGCCATTTTCAATCTTCGGGAAATTGACA ACTACGATGAGTATGAGAGGTCCATGCTTATCTCTCAGATGAGCTTTGAGAAGACTTTTGGCCTGTCCTCAGTATTCATTGAATCAACCCTTATGGAGAATGGGGGCGTCCCTGAATCTGCAAACCCATCTACTCTCATTAAAGAAGCCATTCATGTCATTAGCTGTGGATATGAAGAGAAAAGTGAATGGGGAAAAGAG ATTGGCTGGATTTACGGTTCAGTTACAGAGGATATTCTGACTGGGTTCAAGATGCACTGCCGTGGCTGGAGATCCATCTACTGCATGCCGGTGAGACCTGCATTCAAGGGATCAGCGCCTATCAATCTTTCCGATCGTCTGCACCAGGTTCTCAGGTGGGCTCTTGGTTCCGTTGAGATCTTCCTGAGTCGGCACTGCCCGCTGTGGTATGGTTACGGTGGTGGCCGTCTGAAATGGCTTCAGAGGCTATCCTACATCAACACCATCGTCTACCCGTTCACTTCTCTTCCTCTTATTGCCTACTGTTGCCTGCCTGCCATTTGCCTGCTCACCGGAAAGTTCATCATTCCAACG CTGTCCAACGCCGCGACAATATGGTTTCTTGGCCTCTTCATGTCCATCATCTTGACGAGCGTGTTGGAGCTGCGGTGGAGTGGCATCGGCATCGAGGACTGGTGGCGCAACGAGCAGTTCTGGGTCATCGGAGGCGTGTCCGCGCACCTGTTCGCCGTGTTCCAGGGTATCCTCAAGATGATTGCCGGACTGGACACCAACTTCACGGTCACGGCCAAGGCGACGGACGACACCGAGTTCGGCGAGCTGTACGTGTTCAAGTGGACGACGGTGCTGATCCCGCCGACCACCATCCTGGTGCTCAACATGGTGGGCGTGGTGGCCGGGTTCTCCGACGCGCTCAACAGCGGCTACGAGTCGTGGGGCCCGCTCTTCGGCAAGGTGTTCTTCGCCATGTGGGTGATCATGCACCTGTACCCGTTCCTCAAGGGTCTCATGGGCCGCCAGAACCGCACGCCCACCATCGTCGTGCTCTGGTCCGTCCTGCTCGCCTccgtcttctccctcctctgggTCAAGATCGACCCCTTCGTCGGAGGCACCGAGCCTATCAACAGCACCAACTGCAACACAGTCATCTGCTGA